From Streptomyces sp. 6-11-2, one genomic window encodes:
- a CDS encoding ATP-binding protein: MRDPLTALTDAFTSFLFGKVETTRLPVRTSTGQAQAVYLPTAAPGLGDSGVIIGREVYSGKGYIYDPFQLYGQQLPAPHWLVLGESGNGKSALEKTYVLRQLRFRDRQVVVLDAQGEDGVGEWNLIAEELGITPIRLDPMAALDHGIRLNPLDPSITTTGQLALLRTIIEVAMGHGLDERSGFALKVAHAYVNETIVERQPVLSDIVEQLRHPEPESAEAMNVAIDDVRAWGLDVALVLDRLVDGDLRGMFDGPTTVGIDLDAPLIVFDLSHIDRNSIAMPILMAIVGVWLEHTWIRPDRKKRIFLVEEAWHIINSPFVAQLFQRLLKFGRRLGLSFVAVVHHLSDVVDGAAAKEAAAILKMASTRTIYAQKADEARATGRVLGLPRWAVEIIPTLTPGIAVWDVNGNVQVVKHLVTETERPLVFTDRAMTESSSDRLSDDTLRAAELEVEERAAAYMGQHIADLDGSSESTVA; this comes from the coding sequence ATGCGGGACCCGCTGACCGCACTCACGGACGCCTTCACATCCTTCCTGTTCGGGAAGGTGGAGACGACCCGGCTGCCGGTGAGAACGTCCACGGGCCAGGCCCAGGCGGTCTACCTGCCCACCGCCGCGCCCGGCCTGGGCGACTCGGGCGTCATCATCGGGCGCGAGGTGTACTCCGGGAAGGGCTACATCTACGACCCCTTCCAGCTGTACGGCCAGCAACTCCCCGCGCCGCACTGGCTGGTCCTCGGCGAGTCCGGCAACGGCAAGTCGGCGCTGGAGAAGACCTACGTCCTGCGCCAGCTCCGCTTCCGCGACCGCCAGGTCGTCGTCCTGGACGCCCAGGGCGAGGACGGGGTGGGCGAGTGGAACCTCATCGCGGAGGAGCTGGGGATAACGCCGATCCGGCTGGACCCGATGGCCGCCCTGGACCACGGCATCCGGCTCAACCCCCTGGACCCGTCGATCACGACCACGGGCCAGCTGGCGCTGCTGCGGACCATCATCGAGGTCGCGATGGGCCACGGCCTGGACGAGCGCTCCGGCTTCGCGCTGAAGGTCGCCCACGCGTACGTCAACGAGACGATCGTGGAACGCCAGCCCGTGCTGTCGGACATCGTCGAGCAACTCCGGCACCCCGAACCGGAGTCGGCCGAGGCGATGAACGTCGCCATAGACGACGTACGGGCCTGGGGCCTGGACGTGGCACTGGTCCTGGACCGCCTGGTCGACGGCGACCTGCGCGGCATGTTCGACGGCCCCACCACGGTCGGCATCGACCTGGACGCGCCCCTGATCGTCTTCGACCTGTCCCACATCGACCGCAACTCCATCGCCATGCCGATCCTGATGGCGATCGTCGGCGTGTGGCTGGAGCACACCTGGATCCGCCCCGACCGCAAGAAGCGCATCTTCCTGGTCGAGGAGGCCTGGCACATCATCAACAGCCCGTTCGTGGCCCAGCTCTTCCAGCGGCTGCTGAAGTTCGGCCGCCGGCTGGGTCTGTCGTTCGTGGCCGTCGTCCACCACCTGTCCGACGTGGTGGACGGAGCAGCGGCCAAGGAGGCCGCAGCGATCCTGAAGATGGCCTCCACCAGGACGATCTACGCCCAGAAGGCGGACGAGGCGAGGGCGACGGGACGGGTGCTCGGTCTGCCCAGGTGGGCGGTCGAGATCATCCCGACCCTGACGCCCGGTATCGCGGTCTGGGACGTCAACGGCAATGTCCAGGTGGTCAAACACCTGGTCACCGAGACCGAACGGCCGCTGGTGTTCACCGACCGCGCCATGACGGAGTCCTCCAGCGACCGCCTCTCCGACGACACCCTGCGCGCCGCGGAGTTGGAGGTCGAGGAACGGGCGGCGGCCTACATGGGACAGCACATCGCCGACCTGGACGGCTCCTCGGAGTCGACGGTGGCCTAG
- a CDS encoding SCO6880 family protein, translating into MTTDSHVSHTVTPRRTYLIGRARPNAIVGRNRETGEIVLIIAGAFIGMMCGLLVPVLPLRIVLLTGFPLLSLAAVYLPYRHRTFYKWFEINRSYKRTVKSAAVYRSGVMEAGTDLDGREVEIGPPPGIGRITWLAAPFGPDEIAVLLHADRKTVTAAIEIEGPGVGLRDSEDQEALVDRFGTLLKHVANGDGFVTRLQMLARTLPADPDAHAKDVTVRGDERAPQWLQGSYDQLQSMVSTSSEQHRAYLVACMHYTRELAAEAHAMARAARPQAGRKLDRDAGLAVVMARELTDICSRLQEADIRVRQPLGQGRLASLIHSMYDPDHPIDHIQAMTKRNAWPAELDAMEPTYLQAKTRESATREPWCHATAWVKEWPMTPVGVNFLAPLLVHTPDVIRTVAVTMDLEPTEVAIERMLTEKTNDVAEASRAAKMNRTVDPRDVAAHSRLDQRGEDLASGAAGVNLVGWITVSSRSPESLARDKRTIRASAGKSYLKLEWCDREHHRAFVNTLPFATGIRR; encoded by the coding sequence TTGACGACCGATTCCCATGTGTCCCACACGGTCACGCCCCGCCGTACATATCTGATCGGCCGCGCCCGGCCGAACGCGATCGTCGGCCGCAACCGCGAGACCGGTGAGATCGTCCTGATCATCGCGGGCGCGTTCATCGGCATGATGTGCGGCCTGCTGGTCCCGGTGCTGCCCCTGCGCATCGTGCTGCTGACCGGCTTCCCGCTGCTGTCGCTGGCCGCGGTCTATCTGCCGTACCGGCACCGCACGTTCTACAAGTGGTTCGAGATCAACCGCAGTTACAAGCGCACCGTCAAGAGCGCCGCCGTCTACCGCTCGGGCGTGATGGAGGCCGGAACGGACCTGGACGGCCGGGAGGTCGAGATCGGTCCGCCGCCCGGCATCGGCCGGATCACCTGGCTCGCCGCGCCGTTCGGACCGGACGAGATCGCCGTACTGCTGCACGCCGACCGCAAGACGGTCACCGCCGCCATCGAGATCGAGGGCCCCGGCGTCGGCCTGCGTGACTCCGAGGACCAGGAGGCCCTCGTCGACCGCTTCGGCACCCTGCTCAAGCACGTGGCCAACGGCGACGGCTTCGTCACCCGCCTGCAGATGCTCGCCCGCACCCTCCCCGCCGACCCCGACGCCCACGCCAAGGACGTCACCGTACGCGGCGACGAGCGGGCGCCGCAGTGGCTCCAGGGGTCCTACGACCAACTGCAGTCCATGGTGTCCACCAGCAGCGAGCAGCACCGCGCCTACCTCGTCGCCTGCATGCACTACACCCGCGAACTCGCCGCCGAGGCCCACGCCATGGCGCGGGCCGCCCGGCCCCAGGCGGGCCGCAAGCTGGACCGGGACGCCGGACTCGCGGTCGTCATGGCCCGCGAGCTGACCGACATCTGCTCCCGGCTCCAGGAAGCCGACATCCGCGTACGGCAGCCGCTCGGTCAGGGCCGGCTGGCCTCGCTGATCCACTCCATGTACGACCCGGACCACCCCATCGACCACATCCAGGCGATGACCAAGCGCAACGCCTGGCCGGCCGAACTTGACGCCATGGAGCCGACGTACCTCCAGGCCAAAACCCGCGAGTCGGCGACCCGCGAACCCTGGTGCCACGCCACCGCCTGGGTCAAGGAGTGGCCGATGACCCCGGTCGGCGTGAACTTCCTCGCGCCCCTCCTCGTCCACACCCCGGACGTCATCCGCACCGTCGCCGTCACGATGGACCTCGAACCCACCGAGGTCGCCATCGAGCGCATGCTGACCGAGAAGACCAACGACGTCGCCGAGGCCAGCCGCGCCGCGAAGATGAACCGCACCGTGGACCCGCGCGACGTGGCCGCCCACAGCCGCCTCGACCAGCGCGGCGAGGACCTCGCCAGCGGCGCGGCCGGCGTCAACCTGGTCGGCTGGATCACCGTGTCCTCCCGCTCCCCCGAGTCCCTGGCCCGCGACAAGCGGACGATCAGAGCCTCGGCCGGGAAGTCCTACCTGAAACTGGAGTGGTGCGACCGCGAGCACCACCGCGCCTTCGTGAACACGCTTCCGTTCGCCACCGGAATCCGACGGTAG
- a CDS encoding serine protease: protein MKRTTGIKSTADRARPGHRRARARALFAVLVLLAATSASVAAAHDGPGRHGASGPLGVTAVTSKTPRSARVGALFGADKAGDLAGNHFCTASVVHSPRRNLVVTAAHCLSGDSGLVFVPGYRDGRAPYGVWTVERRFLPDDWSAHQDEDSDMAFAVVAPQGRKGVEDVVGANRFVTGASTGATTVTVTGYPDSLEVPISCTNRPQAHSGTQQRIDCPEFTGGTSGSPWINEHQEVVGVLGGHEAGGSTADTSYSVVLGAGAAELYKHASADP from the coding sequence ATGAAGCGCACCACAGGTATCAAGAGCACCGCTGATCGCGCACGTCCCGGGCATCGCCGGGCACGTGCGCGGGCGTTGTTCGCCGTGCTGGTGCTGCTGGCGGCGACCTCCGCTTCCGTCGCGGCCGCGCACGACGGGCCCGGCCGGCACGGGGCGAGCGGGCCGCTCGGAGTGACCGCCGTCACGTCGAAGACCCCGCGGAGCGCCCGGGTCGGGGCGCTGTTCGGCGCGGACAAGGCGGGCGACCTCGCGGGCAACCACTTCTGCACGGCCTCGGTGGTGCACAGCCCCCGCCGGAACCTCGTCGTCACCGCCGCCCACTGCCTGAGCGGGGACTCCGGCCTGGTGTTCGTGCCGGGGTACCGGGACGGCCGGGCGCCCTACGGCGTGTGGACGGTCGAGCGGCGCTTCCTGCCCGACGACTGGTCCGCCCACCAGGACGAGGACAGCGACATGGCCTTCGCCGTGGTCGCCCCGCAGGGCCGCAAGGGTGTCGAGGACGTCGTCGGTGCCAACCGCTTCGTCACCGGGGCGTCGACCGGGGCGACCACGGTCACCGTCACCGGCTACCCGGACTCCCTTGAGGTGCCCATCAGCTGCACCAACAGGCCGCAGGCCCACAGCGGCACCCAGCAGCGCATCGACTGCCCGGAGTTCACCGGCGGCACCAGCGGCAGTCCGTGGATCAACGAGCACCAGGAGGTCGTCGGCGTGCTCGGCGGCCACGAGGCGGGCGGCTCGACGGCGGACACCTCGTACAGCGTGGTCCTCGGGGCCGGCGCGGCGGAGCTCTACAAGCACGCGT
- a CDS encoding type IV secretory system conjugative DNA transfer family protein, with protein sequence MRPDDRDHGQGRQGRRDGQGGVPDSLLVGVLAFLLGMTLLVWTATGLAGLFANGSWPSGVAFTRTPLAMRHLIADPHDIPGAWPDTAPERLSGYGLFWGLFIGQLMVLFVLTVFVLGTVARWRAGRARRRAEREAARERTAAPEPQEVPAPVPQEVPTQRTVPEPGRPLVAAQQPTEAPQTVEALQPVEAPRPADRPAPATPLAQPLVPFDAGSHGGPAGGREKVLIAPREARQAAAAQAIRDAAGPALVITSNPALWQDTKDSRAKLGPVLLYDPAHLCDTPARLHWSPTAGCEDKATAAARAAALLAPVRPTAKVDQATGDTAETLLRSFLHAAAIDGRAVRHVHRWAQGTQVQEAVRILRTNPKAAAGAAGELEASLTSYPERRDLAQELTSRALASLFTVNIREACTPNRTDAVALDSFVNEGGTLYVVGESLEDPRTNPGAMPLLTALASSVVERGRRMAERSSSGRLDPPLALVLDDVAAVAPLPQLPGLLADGADQGLPTLALLRSREQARARWPHDELPA encoded by the coding sequence GTGAGACCGGACGACCGCGACCACGGACAGGGCCGCCAGGGCCGGCGGGACGGCCAGGGCGGCGTTCCCGACAGCCTGCTGGTCGGCGTCCTGGCCTTCCTGCTCGGCATGACCCTGCTGGTGTGGACGGCCACCGGACTCGCCGGCCTGTTCGCCAACGGCTCCTGGCCCTCCGGGGTCGCCTTCACCCGCACACCGCTGGCGATGCGCCACCTCATCGCCGACCCGCACGACATCCCCGGCGCCTGGCCGGACACCGCACCGGAGCGACTGTCGGGATACGGGCTGTTCTGGGGCCTGTTCATCGGCCAGTTGATGGTGCTGTTCGTGCTGACCGTGTTCGTGCTGGGCACGGTGGCCCGGTGGAGAGCCGGGAGAGCACGCAGACGGGCGGAGAGAGAGGCGGCCCGGGAACGGACGGCGGCGCCGGAACCCCAGGAGGTGCCTGCGCCGGTTCCCCAGGAGGTCCCCACCCAGCGGACGGTCCCGGAGCCCGGACGGCCGCTCGTGGCCGCCCAGCAGCCCACGGAGGCCCCACAGACCGTGGAAGCCCTGCAGCCGGTCGAGGCACCGCGGCCCGCGGACCGGCCGGCACCCGCGACACCCCTCGCACAGCCCCTCGTGCCCTTCGACGCCGGCAGCCACGGCGGACCGGCCGGCGGACGGGAGAAGGTCCTGATCGCACCGCGAGAGGCCCGGCAGGCGGCCGCGGCGCAGGCGATCCGGGATGCGGCAGGCCCGGCCCTCGTCATCACGTCGAACCCGGCCCTGTGGCAGGACACGAAGGACTCCCGGGCCAAGCTGGGCCCGGTCCTCCTCTACGACCCCGCCCACCTCTGCGACACCCCGGCCCGCCTCCACTGGTCCCCCACGGCGGGCTGCGAGGACAAGGCGACGGCGGCCGCCAGGGCCGCCGCACTGCTCGCCCCGGTCCGCCCCACCGCCAAGGTCGACCAGGCGACCGGCGACACCGCGGAGACCCTTCTGCGCAGCTTCCTGCACGCCGCCGCCATAGACGGCCGCGCCGTCCGCCACGTCCACCGCTGGGCGCAGGGCACACAGGTCCAGGAGGCCGTGCGAATCCTCCGTACGAACCCCAAGGCCGCCGCCGGAGCGGCCGGCGAGCTGGAGGCCTCACTCACCTCGTACCCCGAACGGCGGGACCTCGCACAGGAGTTGACCAGCCGAGCACTGGCCTCACTGTTCACGGTGAACATCCGCGAGGCCTGCACTCCAAACCGAACTGATGCCGTCGCCTTGGATTCCTTCGTGAACGAAGGGGGCACGCTCTATGTGGTCGGCGAATCCCTCGAGGATCCCCGGACCAACCCGGGTGCGATGCCCCTCCTGACGGCACTCGCCTCAAGCGTGGTCGAGCGCGGCCGGCGCATGGCCGAACGGTCATCCTCCGGTCGCCTCGACCCACCACTCGCACTCGTCCTGGACGACGTGGCCGCCGTCGCCCCGCTGCCCCAGCTCCCGGGGCTGCTGGCCGACGGAGCCGACCAGGGGCTGCCCACGCTGGCCCTGCTCCGCTCCCGCGAGCAGGCACGTGCCCGCTGGCCGCACGACGAACTCCCGGCGTGA